In the Channa argus isolate prfri chromosome 19, Channa argus male v1.0, whole genome shotgun sequence genome, ATAAATAAGCTGTTGTGACTCCAGCACCAGGAAACAGAAGCAGTCTACAAAGTAAAGAAAGTATTATTTGCtattaaatgtgcatttgacCTCTGAGTGGGCGATTCACAGTAAATTATTGGAAGAAAGAGAATTTCCAGATATAGACAAACATCAtcacaggcagacagagaaattTGACTAATAAAAACCACTTGTTGGTTATAAAGATATCCCAACAATTTACATACAGTGGACTTTACTAGAGTTCCCCATTAAGCACAAGAAAAACCACAACGTAAACCAAGAAACCAATATAGTCATGGTATAACATAACATCCTGTTTGTCAGTGGTTATGTTAGTGCTACAGTTCCTCTTCAGCAGCACTAACATTTACAAGGCTCTCATTtatacggtggccctgagagcccAAAGCAgtgcaatttgagaaaaaacGTGcacatatacaaaaacaacttcaccaatttgacaacacaggtgcagcatttagaaatgtgctgcaaaaagccacaataCCACGGAAATGGCTCCgaaatatacattaaaattacatttacaaatctaaatgtaccCCGGAGTCgttgtagacaactgtcatagcaatgtttccagtggacactaaaaagtgatgCTGGCAGGCAGTATAATACAGACAgcgtggtggtggagtggttatcTAGATACTTTccacccaatgacagctaggaCTAGTTCCAGCACCCACACGACCACTGACAGCACAAGTGTGCAATACAATAGTGCATGCTCCCTGAAATATGATTTCATAAAGTATGCATTTGGCACTGAAAGCATTGCATGTTGGATTTCCAACCCTCCATTAGGCATTAAAGAGTGCTGTAGTAATGTAACATTATTTTGGCAGCACAGCCTGAATCTGTAGGTGTTTTGAATTTCCTCAGGTCACTTCCTGTTGACTTACCTGCTGCTGGACCTTATTAAGCATTCGGCTCCAGCTCGCATTGTTGTCGTGGCATCAGTGGCCCACACCTGGACTGGGCTTCGACTGGATGACATCAACAGTGAGCAAAATTATGATAGCATGAAGGCCTATGGACAGAGCAAGCTGGCTAATGTCCTGTTTGCACACTCACTAGCCAAACGGTTACAAGGTGAGGTGATATGGAGGAAGTGATGCACAAGCAAGCACATTTCACAAAGTAAAACCTAACCACAGATTTAGTATAAATTTCATTCACAGATCTGTATTATAACCAAGACTGTATGCAAATTAAGAATTATGTTTACCACGAGCATGTGAGGAAGAACCTGTGCAGCTTTTATTGAAAATAGCCAATCAAAGAACACAACGTTGTATTCAGTTTTACATTAGAACTGACTGAAAAAAGCAAGTCCATGCTATTTATTGCATACAGAATAGCTCGCCTGGgtattcatctttatttaattgTCTTTTCTCCTTCTGAGGAAATAGACAATTACATACGAATCAGTTTTTCACTGGAAATGAGGCATTTTGTTGACTCAATCTCTTGGTTAATCGCCAGGAACTGAAATAAATTACTTTACTATGAAAACCCTCTCTAATGGTTGATTTCCTAGATATTGAGAGGAACTATTGAAAGTCAGTCTATTAGGATTTTACACTgatacaaacagaaaattgGACATTAATGAGAAAGgacaaaatgaaactaaatgcAAATACCATGGCTAATATGtctattttattctaatttccAAATTCAATTGTGCATGCTGATACAGTTACTGTATCTACTGAAGCATATTTAGAAAAACTCATAACAGAATATGCACATGTGAATAACAGGGtcactgttttattattaacatgAGTACACTATAAAGGTTGCCTTCATGTTGCAGGTACAGGGGTAAGTGTGTTCTCCCTCCACCCGGGGGTGGTGCAGTCTGACCTGTGGAGGCACCAGCACCAGTGTATCCAGGTGGCAGTGAAGATTTTCAGGATTTTCACCAAAACAACAGTGGAGGGGGCTCAGACTACCATCTACTGTGCTGTAGAACCAGGCCTGGAGAGTCAGAGCGGAGGTTACTTCAGGTACACGCTGGGTGCTACACTGTCTTTTACCTGATGCACAGGTATTAAAAACCTAATTACAATGCATGTTAGTTATTTTAGGCTTTCTATAGAAATCAAACCTACAGTTTACTCATgttcaatcattttaaatagtaaatcaAAAAAATGTGGATGTTATATAACCCTTGggtttaattaattatttgagTGCAACACTGCGTTGATGTAATGTGGTGTATCAGCTGCAGCCTCCATTCAGATTGCTAATAAATGTTGTGTTGATTTAATTAAAGACTCCAGTGAAATCAGCCTCAGCCTCGCTCCGCTGAACAGTAATAACAGAATAGAGACCTCCTTAAGGGTGACAAACTGAATGATTTCCTGGTCACCCGAAGAGCAAAGAGGGATTACACATTAATGAGAAACACCAACAGTATTTCCATCTACAGTTGTTACAAGAGAGCATTTAGAGTAAGCAAATGAGAGTTCATGCTGCTCCATATTTCTATGTGCTGCTGAGTAACTAAAGGGTAAACAGAATGTAGTAATGTTTTCCTCACTTAGGATTGACACAATGTAGCACACAGTGTTAATTGGCATTGTCTGTCCCTGTCTCTGCAGTGACTGTGCCCCTGCCAGGTGTTCAAGAACTGCTTCTGATGACGACTTGGCCCAGACGTTTTGGGAGATTAGCTGCAACATGGTTGGCATCACCTGGCAGTGAATGCCACAAAGAGACGTTAAGGACATTGCACGCATTGTGTAAATATCTCCCTTAAACAGCAAATACAGTACCTACAAAGAGCCCTTAACATTGTTACTATTactatattttatgtatttaatgacTCAATGTGCAGCAAATTCCAAAAATCATTGGTTCACTACCAAGAGCTTCTTCGTGCTATAGAGCTAAATTGttatataaataattacaaattaattgtaagttttagttaaattatgtttgacaagattttaattttttttttctggaaggGGAACAATTAATGATAGTGAAACAGTTTTCTTAGTTTTGCagattttgaaagaaaacacatttaactgTCTTTTTACTGTGCTCTTATTaatggaattttttttgtttaatccgTATGTTTTTTCAGTGCAGGTGCTGCTCTTGCTTGTAAAGATGcttataaatgcttttaatgaaaatgtcattttatttatgtttattttacttgTCCCTTTAAAACGTCGTCCAGTTCAGTGATATTGTTGCCGCCAATTGGGAGAACTACATTTGACCCCAAACTGCCTCTAGAATCTATTTTTTCCACCCCCTTTTATATGAATAAGGCTAGATTAAATAGTAGAACCACCTCTCTGGGCAACGCAGAACAGTTCAATGATGGCATAAACTACCCTCCTAAAGtttgaacaaaaactaaacataataaaattattgaAGGGACTATTGTATTACGTTACATTAGTTTAGGCTTCTACCTAATTAACTGCCAATATACTATCAGAACACATTCAGTATAACCTCAGCCTTGCGTCTGAAACAATATATTTGCAATaacatgaaaacagatttttgaatTTCAGCGTGAGTGATTCTGACGTCACtatataaaattgttttgttctaTTTAAACTATTGTAAAATAGATTTCCTCTAGACACGAAATTTTTCCTTATGTGTGAGATTGTTAAGATGCATAGTCCttgaaactttttatttatttatttttgtcctttcaccttatcccttgagttcagggtcgccacagcggatcattgtccgcatgttgatttggcacagtttttacgccggatgcccttcctgacgcaaccctccccaatttctacccggCTTGGactgacactgcacagctggggaggcgaatgggctgttaggggttcagtgtcttgcccagagacactttgacatatagccggaaccggggatcgaaccactgaccctgtggtgacccctgatatcccactt is a window encoding:
- the zgc:112332 gene encoding retinol dehydrogenase 12 isoform X1; amino-acid sequence: MNLGENSRRHIHFFLKWVSGPDVEICCFWGRMYCRSMCFNHWSSEERLDGKTVIITGANTGIGKETARDLARRGARIIMACRDLERAEEAQADILEDTGNENVIIRKLDLSDTRSIRTFADLINKEEKQVNILINNAGIMMCPYSKTADGFEMQLGVNHLGHFLLTYLLLDLIKHSAPARIVVVASVAHTWTGLRLDDINSEQNYDSMKAYGQSKLANVLFAHSLAKRLQGTGVSVFSLHPGVVQSDLWRHQHQCIQVAVKIFRIFTKTTVEGAQTTIYCAVEPGLESQSGGYFSDCAPARCSRTASDDDLAQTFWEISCNMVGITWQ